Sequence from the Qipengyuania pelagi genome:
TCAGCAACGAGAAATGACGTAGCAATCCAGGTGCCTTCGGCGCCTGTGGCACCGATCTCGCCCTGAATGACGGGGAGTGCGGAATTGACGATTGATATGTCCAGCGTCGCGAGCATGGCGCCAAGCGCGCCCGCGGCCACAGCGACCCAGGCAGTCACGTCTGCGTTCTTTCGGCCCCCGGCCGGCCCGATCGAAGTGTCCTGCGCTGCCAGTATCTCGGTCATTGAGTCCGACTCGAGATCTCTTCCAATTCGCCGGCAGCATTCCGGGTGTCGACCGTAGCCACTACCGACATGCCGGGAACGAGCAGACGCCGCACTTCAGGGGGAGCATCGATACCGATGCGGACGGGTATCCGTTGAACGATCTTGGTAAAGTTGCCGGTGGCATTTTCGGGGGGGAGGATGGAAAATTCCGCGCCCGTTCCCGGCGATATGCTGTCCACTCGTCCCGCGATCTCAAGGTCTGGCAGGGCGTCAACTTCGAGCCTGACGCTCTGGCCGGCCCGGATGAGGCCGACCTGCGTTTCTTTGAAGTTCGCGGTCACGTAGATCGCGCTCACCGGAACCACCGTCATCAAACGTTGACCCGGTTGCACGAACTGGCCCACCCTGACCGAGAGATCGCCGACTCGGCCGGCCTTGCTGGCGCGCAGCAAGGTCGATTCAACCGTAAGGTCGGCTGTTTCCAGCTGAGCGCGAGCAGCGTCCGCCTGCGCCTGGGTCTGGCTGATCTGCTCGAACAGGGTCCCCCGGCGAGCGGTCGCGGCAGCCACCGCCGCCTGCGCAGCGGCGAATTCGGCCCGCGCCTGCCGCGCCTGCGCCTCATACTGGTCTAGCTTTTCCCGCGGTTCGGCTCCTGTCGCGGCAAGGGGCCGATATCGCGCCACCTGGTCGTTCGCGAGGTCCAGTGCCGCGCTCGCGGCGGCGAGTTGGGCCCGCGCCTGGCGAATGGCTGCATCCTGTTCGGATACCTGAGAACGGATTGTGTCGGCACCGGCCAGGGTCGCAGCGATCTGTGCGCGCGCCTGCTGCGCTTGCGCCTGATAATCCCGCAGATCCAGTTGTACGAGGGCTCCGCCGCGAGCTACTTGCTCGTTCTCCCCTACGAAGACCTCTTCGACGTATCCCGCTACCTTGGAAGAGATAACGACGCTGTCGGCAGCGACATAGGCGTTATCGGTCGACTGCATGTACTGTCCGTAGGTTACGTGCCGGTAGTACCACCAGATCCCGCCAAGCAGCACGGCAAGACCAACGATGATTAGCACGATGCGCAAGCTACGCCGCGATTGCGGTTTCGTTGGGGTTGTGCCCTCCTGCTCCGGTTGGTTGGAGTTATCGGTCATCTGACTCTTTCGGCAGCCTCAGTAAAAGGTGAACGCGTCTCGCGCCCTATGAGCCGTGAGTCAGATAGTAAAGGCATTTAGCAGTTTGCATTTGGGCATCCGAGGCTATCCGACTACACAGCCCTATGGATGAAAAACCAGATACCATGTCACGGTCTCAGCGTCGGCAGAAGATCATCACCGATGATGACCGCATTCTCTATCTTATGGACGAGATCAGTCGCGGCGCGCGCAGAGTGTACGATGCGAGGGTCGCCAGGATCGGTCTCAATCAGACACAGTGGAGGATCATCGGACAACTTCTTCGCGATCCTGCCCTTACGCAGGCTGAAATCGCCAAGAAACTGGAACTGGAATCGGCGACCATCGGCCAGGCGGTTGCAGGTCTTTGCGCACGCGGGCTGATGAAAAGGCTTCGAGCTGAGACGGATCGGCGAGCGTGGCAGCTCATCCTCACGGAGCAGCTAGATGATATGCTGCCCGAACTGAGAGGCTCCGCGGATAGGCTTCATGATCTGCTTTGGCGCGACATTGCCGCCGACGAGAAGCAAACGTTGCAGCAGATTCTTGCAAGGGTATCGGAAAATCTGGACCAACTCCGGGCCGAGGCTGAGTAATATCATGGCATCGCCCCCGGAAAAGCCTATCAGCAGCATCGCTCGCGCCGCGGAGATCGGCCGAATCTTAATGAGGCACGGTGCGAAGACTCTCGCCGGAGCCCTCGGATTTATTCCCTCTTCGAGCAATGTCATCGATCCTCGCGAATTTCGTCCGGCCGCAGTTGTCGCGTTCCTCCGTGACATCGGGCCAGTCGGCATAAAGCTGGGGCAGCTCCTCGCCACCCGAAGCGATCTGTTTACCGAACACTGGATCACTGCATTCTCAACCCTGCACGATCAGGTGTCGCCGGTGCGCTTCGCACATATCGAGCCCGTACTTGCTTCAAGCTGGGGTGAGGACTGGCGGAACGACTTTGCGCAGTTCGACGAACAGCCTCTGGCGTCCGCCTCGATTGCACAGACCTATTCCGCCAAGCTACGGGACGGTAGCGAGGTCATCGTGAAAGTTCGCCGCCCGGGCACCGCCGCGCGCATGGAAGCCGATGTGCGCCTGCTTGTGCGTCTTGCCGAGATCGCGGAAGCACGCTCGCCTGACATCGCGCGTTACCGGCCAGTCGAGTTTCTGCGGACCTTCGGCCGCAATCTTGCCTGGGAGATGGACCTCGCTGCGGAATCCCGAGCCTGCGAGCGGATCGGCGCATATCTCGAAACCATCGGCGTCAGGACCCCGGCCATCCATTGGGAACTGACCGGGCTGCGGGTGAACGTTCAGGAACGCCTGTACGGCAGGCCCGCGTCTTCGCTGGGCGCCTCATCGGGCGATCCGGAGGTGGCGGCGTTCGCCAAGTGCTATGCCAACGCAGTCCTGCGCATGATCATTCTGAACGGCGAATTCCACGGCGACCCTCATCCCGGCAATGTTTTCCTGATCGGCGAGCAGGATGTCGGCTTCATCGACTTCGGATCGGTCGGGACGCTCACCAAGGCCAGGCGCGACGAAATCGTCCGCCTCGTGCTTGCGATTGCTGGTGAGGAAACCAGCGATGTCGCGGATGTCCTGCTCGCATGGGCGGGGGAGCCGAAGGTGGATCGCGATGCGCTCGCGGTGGATCTGGATCAGTTGATTGGAGAGTTCAGGGGGACCGTGCTATCTGGCATCGAGTTCTCGCAGATTTTTTCCCGCGTTTTCGATCTGTTGCGGGATTATCGACTGGTTCTGCCACCTGATCTGGCCATTCTTCTGCGTACCTTGTTGACTGCAGAGGGCTTCGTCCGATCGCTGGCACCGGACTACAACATCGCCGAAGAGACCCGGCCGATCATGACGGAGCTTCTCGCCGAGCGGTTCTCGCTCGGCAGCGCTCGGTCGGGTTTGAAGAGACTTCGCGGTCAGCTGCTGGGGTTGTCGGCGTCCTTGCCCGACATACTTGCCACTGCGAACTCGATCGCAAAGTCAGGATATGTGCCGGTTCAGCTCGATCCGCTCAGTATCGAGCAGCTCGCTGGACTTCGCAATGAGCGTCAGTCCTTGAAAGGCCCTCTAGCTGCCGCATTGATCATAGCTAGCGCGTTGCTTGTCGATCAATCCTGGCTTCTGGCTGGCGGCGCGCTTGTGATTGCTGGGGTGGTGCTCATCCGAAAGTCATAATGAAGGAGCAACTTAATTCGTGCACGGTCACGATACGGCAAAGCCGAACTTAACGAGGATTTCATGCGCCTCACTTCAGCGACCAAGACGCATCGCGAAGAAAATTTTTCGACCTATTGCGATTGAAGGCTTATTTTCCTCAATCAGACGAAACTTTGGAACGGCAGCTTTCAGGCGTGTCCTCGCCTGACTTTATGGCCGCTATGAGGGCGCATTGCGGACCGGCTGCAAGTGGGCCGGAAACGGACGGTCCGGTTTGAGGCGACGGTGCGCGATAGCTGACATTGAGCGTACGACCTAAACTGTAGACGTTTTAGAACCCTCGGTTCATTCCTCTTTGCAGCCCTTCGAAAATAGTTATCCCTGACTTGCCGAGCCGAAAAGGCGTCCATTCGCGTTGATAAGAAATGCCGCGAAGATCATCGAAATGACGATTGCACCGAGCAGGGGCTGACCGATCTTTTCCGAGATGACGTTCTGCGAAAGTGCCAGTGTCAGGATCAGCAAACCAAACTCGCCACCATGCGCCAATATCGCGCCGGTTCGCGCGGCCACTTCGGTAGGCTCTCGCAGCAGGCGTGCGAGTGCAAAGACGATTAGACCTTTACCAACGATAAGCGCGGTAACGAAGCCGGCAACCAGACCGGCATTGGGAACGATGACCGAAAGATCGACGCGCAGCCCCACCGAGACAAAGAACAGGCCGAGCAGCACTGCACGAAACGGCGCGATATCGGTCTCGGCGTCGTCCTTGAAACGGGTCTCACCAAGGATCATTCCTGCGAGAAAAGCGCCCAGGGGCGGCGATAAACCGATCTCATGCGCCGCCCAGGCAGCTCCGATGACAATGGTGAGCATGGCAAGCATGAAGAGTTCGCGCGAACCGGTGCGATGGACCAGCGACACAATTCTCAACAGTAGGCGTCGGCCAATAACGAGTGCTGCGCCGAACGCGAGCACCGCGATGCCAAGCCTTGCACCCAGCTCGCTCCAGACCCCCGCATCGATATCGGTCATCGATTGCGCGGGTGTAGACAGTCCATAGGTCGCGATATCGGCCCCGGCGTCGTGGCTGCTCCCGACCACGCCCAGCGCCGCAACGAGGACAAGGAATGGTAAGGTCGCCAGGTCCTGAAACAGGAGGGTCCCGACCGATGCTCGCCCGTGGCGAGTATCGAGTTCGCCCTGGTCGGTGAGCTGGCGGATCGTGATCGCTGTCGATGACATCGCGACCGCGCCTCCAAGAAGAACGGCTGCCAGGAACGAAACCCCTGCGGCTAATGCCAATCCGGCAACGATCACACTGGTACAAAGCACCTGCAGGCCGCCGAGCCCCAGCACTGCGCGGCGCGAGGCCAGAAGAACCGGCAACGAGAATTCCAGGCCCACATTGAACATGAGAAAGACGATGCCGATCTCTGCAAGCAGCTCGAGCTGCGGGCTCGCTTCGAGCAGGCCAATCCCGGTTGGACCGATCAGGAGCCCAACCAATATGTATCCGATGAGCGTGGGCGCCCCGATCCGCTGCAGCACAAGTGTGACGATGAGACTTGCCGCAAGAAGCACTGTGACGATGGTGAGCAGATCGGTCATCGACAGGCTCTCACACGTAAATCCACCAGATGGCGATGCATGTGGCGAGGCCCACGACGATATTCATGGGCAGGCCGATCTTGAGGAAGTCGACGAACCGGTATCCGCCCGTCGCATAAACGATCGTGTTAGTCTGGTACCCGATCGGAGTGGCGAAGCTCGCCGAGGCGCCGAACATGACCACAAGAAGCAGGGCGCGGGTATCCACCCCGACGCTGTTTGCGAGGTCGATGACGATGGGCGTCATGATAACGGCAACCGCGTTGTTGGTGACCACCTCGGTCAGAAACGAGGTGAGCGCATAGACGAGGATCAGCACCAGGAAGATCGGGAGAATGGTGAGCGCGGGTTCGACGGCGTCGACGATCAGGTCGACGGTGCCGGCTCCTTGCAGTCCGAGACCGATCGCCAGCATTCCGAAGATGAGAACGATCACGTTACCTTCGATAGCGTGCCAGGCCTCTTCCGGATCGATGCAGCGCGTGAAAAGAACGAGTGTGACCCCGAGAATGGCGAGCAGGTCGATGGGCGCGACCTGTAGAGCGGCGAGAGCGATGATCGCGAACATGGTCGCGATCGCAATCGGCGCCTTGTACCGACGATAAGGGCGAATATCGGGTTCATCGATATCGATGAGATTGACGTTGTCGCGAATGTCTGCCGCGGCTTCCGGCGGGCAGCGGATCAGGAGTTGGTCAGCGGGGCGGACGCGCACGGTTTCGAGCGTGGGGCCGGGTAGATGCCGCGGACGTGAAACCCCAAGAACTCGCGCGCCGCTCCGATTGAGAAACGGAATGTCGGTCAGCTGCTGGCCGATCGCAGGGTGCGATGGCCCGATGGATGCTTCTACGACCCGATCGTCGGGCGAATTGGCAATTTCGCGCTTGGCAAGACCGAGATCGGCACCGAGTTCCTCGCTCAACCCCAGCAGTTCGGCCTGGTCCGCAGCGACAACCAGTTCATCGCCTGCGGCCAGTTCGAACGTCGGATCGGGATTGCGAGTGAGGTGGCCACTTCTTCTGACGGCGAGCAGCCGAACTCCGGAGCGCTGCAACCCACCAATACTCTTAAGGCTCCGTCCGACCCAAGGGCTAGCCGCGCCTATCTGAATGCGGGTCAGATACCGCTCCTCGATCGGCCGAGCGCCAGAGCGATCCATTGGCCCGTCGTTATCGGGAAGAAGCCAACGACCGAGGAGGAGCAAGGTGCCGATCCCAGCTCCCGCAGCGATGAGCCCGATACCGGTCAGTTCGAATATTCCGAACGGCGCCTCTCCCGCGCGTTGCGCAACCCCGTCCACGATAAGGTTGGTCGAGCTTCCCAAAAGGGTCAGAGACCCGCCCATGATCGAGAGATAGGAGAGCGGAATAAGCAGTCGCTGCGCGCTCGATCCGGCGACAGCGGCAATCCGCCGCACGATGGGAGCAAGGACGATGACTACCGGTGTGTTGTTCACGAGCGCCGAAGCGAAAAAGGTACCGCCAAGAAGCTCGGTGATCGAACGTTTGGGTGTGCGCTCGGCGCGCCGCGTGGCGATACTGGCAAGCGCTTCGATGACGCCGGTGCGGACGAGCGCGGCGGAGAGGACGAACATCGCGCCGATCGTCACCGGTGCGGGGTTGCCGAACACCGCTTGAAGCTCGCTGCGTGGCAGATAACCGAATGCGAGCATCACGCTCGCTCCGGTCAGAGCTATTGTCACCGGCGCCAGTCGCTCGGATAGGAATGCAGCAAAGACGAGCGCCAGTATCGCCAGCCCGATCCAGGCTGAGTTGCTTTCTACAAAGGCACTCACTGCTGTCATTCGATTTTGTTGCTTTACTATTGTCGATCCTGCACCGCTCATGGGAACAATTTCAGTGCCTAGCGCGTCAAATCATGGGACCTGAAACGCTCCAGAGACAAGAGGATGATACGCACCGATAAGACAGGCTTGGGGCACAATCTTCCGCCCCGTCACCCGAAACAACCGGGCACCAATCTTACAGTCAGCGAGATCCCGGCGGCGCGCATCTATCGAGAGCCCAAATCCGTGATGCAAGGCGGTTCCCGCAAACGGCCATGGGTGCTCGAATTTCCTGCTTCGCGCCCCTTGAGTGCCGATCCGCTTACCGGTTGGACACGTAACGATGATCCTTTCCGGCATGTCCGCTTGAACTTCCCGAACCGCGAAAGCGCAGTTGCCTTTGCCGAAAGACAGGATTGGGATTACCAGGTGCGCTAGACCAAACCGGCAA
This genomic interval carries:
- a CDS encoding ABC1 kinase family protein translates to MASPPEKPISSIARAAEIGRILMRHGAKTLAGALGFIPSSSNVIDPREFRPAAVVAFLRDIGPVGIKLGQLLATRSDLFTEHWITAFSTLHDQVSPVRFAHIEPVLASSWGEDWRNDFAQFDEQPLASASIAQTYSAKLRDGSEVIVKVRRPGTAARMEADVRLLVRLAEIAEARSPDIARYRPVEFLRTFGRNLAWEMDLAAESRACERIGAYLETIGVRTPAIHWELTGLRVNVQERLYGRPASSLGASSGDPEVAAFAKCYANAVLRMIILNGEFHGDPHPGNVFLIGEQDVGFIDFGSVGTLTKARRDEIVRLVLAIAGEETSDVADVLLAWAGEPKVDRDALAVDLDQLIGEFRGTVLSGIEFSQIFSRVFDLLRDYRLVLPPDLAILLRTLLTAEGFVRSLAPDYNIAEETRPIMTELLAERFSLGSARSGLKRLRGQLLGLSASLPDILATANSIAKSGYVPVQLDPLSIEQLAGLRNERQSLKGPLAAALIIASALLVDQSWLLAGGALVIAGVVLIRKS
- a CDS encoding HlyD family secretion protein, with the protein product MTDNSNQPEQEGTTPTKPQSRRSLRIVLIIVGLAVLLGGIWWYYRHVTYGQYMQSTDNAYVAADSVVISSKVAGYVEEVFVGENEQVARGGALVQLDLRDYQAQAQQARAQIAATLAGADTIRSQVSEQDAAIRQARAQLAAASAALDLANDQVARYRPLAATGAEPREKLDQYEAQARQARAEFAAAQAAVAAATARRGTLFEQISQTQAQADAARAQLETADLTVESTLLRASKAGRVGDLSVRVGQFVQPGQRLMTVVPVSAIYVTANFKETQVGLIRAGQSVRLEVDALPDLEIAGRVDSISPGTGAEFSILPPENATGNFTKIVQRIPVRIGIDAPPEVRRLLVPGMSVVATVDTRNAAGELEEISSRTQ
- a CDS encoding MarR family winged helix-turn-helix transcriptional regulator — protein: MDEKPDTMSRSQRRQKIITDDDRILYLMDEISRGARRVYDARVARIGLNQTQWRIIGQLLRDPALTQAEIAKKLELESATIGQAVAGLCARGLMKRLRAETDRRAWQLILTEQLDDMLPELRGSADRLHDLLWRDIAADEKQTLQQILARVSENLDQLRAEAE
- a CDS encoding NADH dehydrogenase ubiquinone Fe-S protein 4; this translates as MIRTDKTGLGHNLPPRHPKQPGTNLTVSEIPAARIYREPKSVMQGGSRKRPWVLEFPASRPLSADPLTGWTRNDDPFRHVRLNFPNRESAVAFAERQDWDYQVR
- a CDS encoding SLC13 family permease, translating into MTAVSAFVESNSAWIGLAILALVFAAFLSERLAPVTIALTGASVMLAFGYLPRSELQAVFGNPAPVTIGAMFVLSAALVRTGVIEALASIATRRAERTPKRSITELLGGTFFASALVNNTPVVIVLAPIVRRIAAVAGSSAQRLLIPLSYLSIMGGSLTLLGSSTNLIVDGVAQRAGEAPFGIFELTGIGLIAAGAGIGTLLLLGRWLLPDNDGPMDRSGARPIEERYLTRIQIGAASPWVGRSLKSIGGLQRSGVRLLAVRRSGHLTRNPDPTFELAAGDELVVAADQAELLGLSEELGADLGLAKREIANSPDDRVVEASIGPSHPAIGQQLTDIPFLNRSGARVLGVSRPRHLPGPTLETVRVRPADQLLIRCPPEAAADIRDNVNLIDIDEPDIRPYRRYKAPIAIATMFAIIALAALQVAPIDLLAILGVTLVLFTRCIDPEEAWHAIEGNVIVLIFGMLAIGLGLQGAGTVDLIVDAVEPALTILPIFLVLILVYALTSFLTEVVTNNAVAVIMTPIVIDLANSVGVDTRALLLVVMFGASASFATPIGYQTNTIVYATGGYRFVDFLKIGLPMNIVVGLATCIAIWWIYV
- a CDS encoding cation:proton antiporter, giving the protein MTDLLTIVTVLLAASLIVTLVLQRIGAPTLIGYILVGLLIGPTGIGLLEASPQLELLAEIGIVFLMFNVGLEFSLPVLLASRRAVLGLGGLQVLCTSVIVAGLALAAGVSFLAAVLLGGAVAMSSTAITIRQLTDQGELDTRHGRASVGTLLFQDLATLPFLVLVAALGVVGSSHDAGADIATYGLSTPAQSMTDIDAGVWSELGARLGIAVLAFGAALVIGRRLLLRIVSLVHRTGSRELFMLAMLTIVIGAAWAAHEIGLSPPLGAFLAGMILGETRFKDDAETDIAPFRAVLLGLFFVSVGLRVDLSVIVPNAGLVAGFVTALIVGKGLIVFALARLLREPTEVAARTGAILAHGGEFGLLILTLALSQNVISEKIGQPLLGAIVISMIFAAFLINANGRLFGSASQG